A region of Staphylococcus sp. IVB6181 DNA encodes the following proteins:
- the folP gene encoding dihydropteroate synthase, with product MAHTKIMGILNVTPDSFSDGGKYNSVDAAVERAKVMMDEGADIIDIGGVSTRPGHSEVELEDELERVIPVVKALSELNVQLSVDTFRSEVAKQALEAGAAMINDQWAGLYDPKMFETVAQYDAEIVLMHNGDGERETPIMDEMLVYLLKQAHRAETAGIATDKIWLDPGIGFAKSRAEEREVMERLDELVATEYPVLLATSRKRFIKEMMGEDDGPGDRDEMTAATTAYGVMKGVQAVRVHNVKMNARIAHGIDYLKENER from the coding sequence ATGGCACATACAAAAATAATGGGTATTTTAAATGTAACACCTGATTCATTTTCTGACGGCGGAAAATATAATTCTGTTGATGCGGCGGTTGAACGCGCTAAGGTTATGATGGATGAAGGTGCAGATATCATTGATATCGGCGGTGTTTCTACACGTCCGGGCCACAGCGAGGTAGAACTTGAAGATGAGTTGGAACGTGTGATTCCTGTAGTGAAAGCACTCTCTGAGCTGAATGTTCAATTGTCTGTCGACACTTTCCGCAGCGAAGTCGCAAAACAGGCATTAGAAGCTGGTGCTGCGATGATTAATGATCAATGGGCAGGCTTATACGACCCTAAAATGTTTGAGACTGTGGCACAATATGATGCTGAAATTGTATTGATGCATAACGGCGACGGCGAACGAGAAACGCCGATTATGGATGAAATGCTGGTCTATTTATTAAAACAAGCGCATAGAGCTGAAACAGCTGGTATTGCGACTGATAAAATCTGGTTGGATCCAGGCATCGGTTTTGCGAAAAGCAGAGCAGAAGAACGTGAAGTAATGGAAAGATTGGATGAATTAGTTGCGACGGAATATCCAGTCTTGCTGGCGACAAGCCGCAAACGTTTCATCAAAGAAATGATGGGGGAAGATGACGGACCAGGAGATCGAGATGAAATGACTGCAGCAACGACAGCTTATGGTGTCATGAAAGGTGTGCAAGCGGTGCGCGTACATAATGTGAAAATGAATGCCCGTATTGCGCACGGTATCGATTACTTAAAGGAGAATGAACGATGA